The Mycobacterium paragordonae genome includes a region encoding these proteins:
- a CDS encoding peptidoglycan DD-metalloendopeptidase family protein codes for MRVLGLFRVHNGADILPRVLDSLSGWCDDIYAIDDRSTDNSADILAQHPAVTNLVRARSDLPQTPWLIPEPPGLELLYRMADFCRPDWIAMIDSDQVVEADVDVREVLAGTPADVAALMCPMIPTWHDPEFPEMIPIMGPAESVRGPFWRWRPGLRAGTRMIHNPHWPANITEHGRIGMVYDVRLVHHGWSTLAERVAKVDHYRRIDPDCRLNYGVPYDRALLFGYAREEVELLMADYRRRVQGDFDPAEVGARLPIEREHLAIGAGYGPRAGAFHPGIDLAAAPGAAVHAVLSGTISRTADLDDYGLRQVVVSNTDVDMVYVFRSDRKHRVGDEIAAGTSIGTVGPEAESADGYLHFEVHADGRHTSPLRYLGNLGLLPWPPQGRPRPVSGTYPAATPCGITVPG; via the coding sequence ATGCGGGTACTGGGACTGTTCCGGGTGCACAACGGTGCGGATATCCTGCCCCGGGTCCTGGATTCGTTGTCCGGCTGGTGTGACGACATCTACGCGATCGACGACCGCAGCACCGACAACTCCGCCGACATCCTGGCTCAACACCCGGCGGTGACGAACCTGGTGCGGGCCCGGTCGGATCTGCCGCAAACACCGTGGCTCATTCCGGAACCGCCGGGGCTGGAATTGCTTTACCGGATGGCCGATTTCTGCCGCCCGGACTGGATCGCGATGATCGATTCCGACCAGGTGGTGGAAGCCGACGTGGACGTCCGTGAGGTGCTGGCAGGCACCCCCGCTGATGTCGCGGCGCTGATGTGCCCGATGATTCCGACGTGGCATGATCCCGAATTCCCGGAGATGATCCCGATCATGGGGCCGGCGGAGTCGGTGCGCGGACCGTTCTGGCGCTGGCGACCGGGACTGCGGGCCGGGACCAGGATGATCCACAATCCGCACTGGCCCGCGAACATCACCGAACACGGTCGCATCGGCATGGTGTACGACGTTCGCCTGGTGCACCACGGCTGGTCCACGCTGGCCGAACGCGTCGCCAAGGTCGATCACTACCGCAGAATCGATCCGGACTGCCGGCTGAACTACGGCGTGCCGTACGACCGCGCGCTGTTGTTCGGCTACGCCCGCGAGGAGGTCGAGCTACTCATGGCCGACTACCGCAGGCGTGTCCAGGGCGATTTCGATCCGGCCGAAGTGGGCGCCCGCCTGCCGATCGAGCGCGAGCACCTCGCGATCGGGGCGGGCTACGGGCCGCGCGCGGGCGCTTTCCACCCCGGCATCGACCTCGCCGCTGCGCCCGGAGCCGCCGTTCATGCGGTCCTATCCGGGACCATCAGTCGCACAGCCGATCTCGACGATTACGGGCTGCGGCAGGTGGTGGTATCGAACACCGACGTCGACATGGTGTACGTGTTCCGGTCCGACCGCAAGCACCGGGTGGGCGACGAAATCGCAGCCGGCACATCGATCGGCACCGTCGGCCCGGAAGCCGAATCAGCCGATGGGTACCTGCATTTCGAAGTCCATGCCGACGGCAGGCACACCAGCCCGCTGCGCTATCTGGGCAACCTGGGTCTGTTGCCCTGGCCGCCGCAGGGGCGGCCCCGGCCGGTGTCGGGTACCTATCCGGCGGCCACGCCGTGCGGTATCACTGTTCCTGGGTGA
- a CDS encoding dTDP-glucose 4,6-dehydratase, producing MRILVTGGAGFQGSHLAEALLAVGHRVTVLNTLSSAAKRNTGRLRADQRADVVFGSVTDAELTAKTVPEHDVVFHLAANVNVDKSLSDPKSFLDTNVMGTYNILEAARRSGSRVVYASTCEVYGDGQDLGEDELLDETAELMPNSPYGASKAAADRLCYSYFRSYDMDVSVVRPFNIFGERQKSGAFGALIPILVRQAMAGADLTVFGEGTATRDYLHVSDVVRAYLLVLDNPGLKGRAINFASGINTSVRDIAEYIAGKFQVRVSTGPARPGEVARYPANIELARSIGFAPEVEIWAGIDRYVDWATSQSDNDIELAAT from the coding sequence GTGAGGATTCTCGTCACTGGGGGAGCTGGTTTCCAGGGAAGCCACCTTGCCGAGGCGCTGCTCGCCGTGGGGCATCGCGTCACCGTTCTCAATACCCTGTCGAGTGCCGCCAAGAGGAACACCGGCCGTCTGAGGGCCGACCAGCGGGCCGATGTCGTCTTCGGCTCGGTGACCGACGCCGAACTGACCGCCAAGACGGTGCCGGAGCACGACGTCGTCTTCCACCTGGCCGCGAACGTCAACGTGGACAAATCACTCAGCGATCCGAAAAGCTTTCTAGACACGAACGTGATGGGCACCTACAACATCCTCGAGGCGGCCCGCCGGAGCGGATCGCGCGTTGTCTACGCCTCGACCTGTGAGGTGTACGGCGACGGGCAGGACCTGGGTGAGGACGAACTCCTCGACGAGACAGCCGAACTGATGCCGAACAGTCCGTACGGCGCATCGAAAGCCGCAGCAGACCGGTTGTGCTACTCCTACTTCCGTTCCTATGACATGGACGTCAGCGTGGTCCGCCCGTTCAACATCTTCGGCGAGCGGCAGAAGAGCGGCGCGTTCGGCGCGTTGATCCCGATACTCGTGCGTCAGGCGATGGCGGGCGCGGATCTCACCGTCTTCGGTGAAGGCACGGCCACCCGTGACTACCTCCATGTCAGTGACGTGGTGCGCGCCTACCTGCTGGTCCTGGACAACCCGGGCCTCAAGGGCCGCGCGATCAACTTCGCCAGCGGCATCAACACCAGCGTGCGCGACATCGCCGAATACATCGCCGGCAAGTTTCAGGTGCGGGTGTCCACGGGTCCGGCGCGGCCCGGGGAAGTAGCGCGCTATCCGGCGAACATCGAGTTGGCGCGCAGCATCGGCTTTGCACCTGAGGTGGAGATCTGGGCCGGCATCGACCGCTACGTCGATTGGGCAACGAGTCAGTCCGACAACGATATTGAGCTCGCGGCGACTTGA
- a CDS encoding PE family protein produces the protein MSVLIAPEWVESAAQQLSGIRSAIAQASQSIIGSTTAIAPAAADEVSAAIAAMFGDLGREFQALNAQTQAFHADFVRTLNSSVNAYLGAEIANAERALAGIAPLVAGAPAASILDGLGNLGALFGNPGALLGGVGVFPPLQSLLPGIVGATPGPTPPSLAAITGPYERLVSNTINNLQSLGNGLAANPFPFLRQFITNQSNYGHIIATAFTNASQHLSSGAAASQILTDLAPIASIPGRIGQNAVNVLATLTDFSYSVGVNLADPLQIGAAFFGLPIALGIDVIGSPITTADAIASVGAAFSSAVQSGDGFGAAVAVLTAPAVVTNGFLNGQYTFGVTLPGVPLPVLGGLPAITVPLHASIPVGGILTPLSTVTVNIDPLPGSPIVSVPMGGTPTGGILPGLLLYAPQQLAQAIGAAPLPSPLLPLPQITVPGVPSLGSLLPGFSLPGLPSLPGLTGSPLPPLL, from the coding sequence ATGTCGGTGTTAATTGCGCCCGAATGGGTTGAGTCGGCGGCTCAACAATTGTCCGGAATTCGGTCGGCAATAGCCCAGGCTTCCCAATCCATTATCGGTTCCACCACCGCCATCGCGCCGGCAGCCGCCGACGAGGTCTCAGCTGCCATCGCAGCCATGTTCGGTGATCTCGGACGAGAATTTCAGGCACTCAATGCTCAGACCCAAGCCTTCCATGCCGACTTCGTCAGGACGCTCAATTCAAGCGTCAACGCGTATCTCGGCGCCGAAATTGCCAATGCCGAAAGGGCTTTGGCGGGCATCGCGCCGTTGGTGGCGGGGGCGCCGGCGGCATCGATCCTGGACGGTCTCGGGAACCTCGGCGCATTGTTCGGCAATCCGGGCGCACTACTGGGCGGCGTAGGAGTTTTCCCGCCCCTGCAATCTTTATTACCGGGAATTGTCGGTGCGACTCCCGGGCCCACTCCTCCGAGTTTGGCCGCGATCACCGGGCCGTACGAGAGGCTCGTTTCCAACACCATCAATAATCTGCAGAGCCTCGGCAATGGCCTGGCAGCTAACCCATTTCCTTTCCTTCGGCAGTTCATCACCAATCAGTCGAACTACGGGCACATCATCGCCACGGCGTTCACCAACGCGAGTCAGCACCTGAGCAGCGGGGCGGCCGCGAGCCAGATCCTGACCGACCTGGCTCCCATCGCCTCGATACCGGGCCGGATCGGGCAGAACGCGGTGAACGTGCTGGCAACCCTCACCGACTTCTCCTACTCGGTCGGCGTCAACCTCGCTGACCCGTTGCAGATCGGCGCCGCATTCTTCGGATTGCCGATAGCACTGGGCATCGACGTCATCGGTTCGCCCATCACCACGGCAGACGCCATCGCGTCGGTGGGCGCCGCTTTCAGCAGCGCAGTCCAAAGTGGGGACGGGTTCGGTGCCGCGGTCGCGGTTCTCACCGCCCCGGCTGTCGTCACCAACGGCTTCTTGAACGGCCAGTACACGTTCGGGGTGACCCTGCCGGGGGTGCCCCTGCCCGTGCTTGGCGGACTTCCCGCCATCACCGTCCCCCTGCACGCGAGCATCCCGGTCGGAGGGATACTGACACCCTTATCGACGGTGACGGTCAACATCGATCCGCTGCCCGGAAGCCCCATCGTCAGCGTGCCGATGGGCGGCACTCCCACCGGCGGAATCCTGCCCGGACTCCTGCTTTACGCACCGCAACAACTCGCACAGGCAATCGGCGCAGCGCCCCTGCCGAGCCCGCTCCTTCCCTTGCCACAGATCACGGTGCCGGGCGTGCCATCGCTGGGGTCGCTGCTCCCCGGGTTTAGCCTGCCCGGTCTGCCGTCTCTGCCCGGGCTGACGGGATCACCGCTTCCGCCGCTCCTATAA